A genomic stretch from Acidobacteriota bacterium includes:
- a CDS encoding nitrate reductase subunit alpha: MDKTNGNLTWIKDIGDPRLRQWEEFYRNRWQHDKIVRSTHGVNCTGSCSWQIYVKNGIVTWEMQALDYPSLQAGLPPYEPRGCQRGISFSWYLYSPLRVKYPYIRGTLLEAWKQARKQHEDPVDAWRSIVENPEARSRWQQARGKGGFRRADWESMLELIAAASIYTIKKHGPDRIAGFSPIPAMSMISYASGARLMQLMGGVSLSFYDWYCDLPPASPETWGEQTDVHESADWYNAKLLAVAGSNLNMTRTPDCHFAAEARHNGSKMWVFAPDFSQVAKYADEWVRVNAGQDGAWWMAVNHVLLKEFHHEKQVSYFIEYMKRFTDAPYLVELEKQGRNYRPGRLLRAGRLKPYESVENSDWKFLMWDTGDNRPKMPQGSSGFRWAKEPGKWNLLLQDGLDASPIRPALTFLENSDEVVQVSFDDFGEGRNFLRGVPAKRIETRPGETTIVTTVYDLLMAQYGVARGLNGEYPVDYDDDNAPYTPAWQEKYTGMGRDVLVRFAREWGTTAELTKGKCLIIIGAGINHWYHNNLMYRAGIHALMFCGCVGVNGGGLAHYVGQEKLAPAESWSAIAFARDWMQAVRLQNAPSWHYVHTDQWRYEKSFTDYHTVPTNQPHGSLAQGHTMDVQTRAVRSGWLPFYPQFNKNPLDVVREAEAAGATSPSEVAAHATAELKNGKLKFAVEDPDAPENWPRLWFIWRGNALMASAKGHEYFLNHYLGTHNNAISKDVAEDSVREVTWHDKAPQGKMDLVVDLNFRMDTSALYSDIVLPAATWYEKSDLNTTDMHSFIHPLSAAVPPCWESQSDWQIFRSIARKFSELAAKHFPESVRDLVASPLMHDTPAEIAQSDLRDWRAGEVEPIPGKTMPNLTVVTRDYRNLYNQFISFGPVAREKGLGAHGTHYSVDDFYEQTLRDRPKVIWDGREFPSLFEDEQVCDMILRFATVTNGELAYRSYKNLEAKVGLPLAHLAEKGRNVRATYEGLQARPQRLLNSPMWSGLVENGRAYSPFTYNVENNVPWRTLTGRQHFYFDHPLYLQYGEHLPCHKPKPSPVQYADLRFTQEAGRSMMLNFLTPHGKWHIHSTYFDNHRMLTLSRGIEPFWMNDKDASELGIQDNDWVEVYNDHGVVVTRAVVTSRIPRGVSIQYHSPERTISVPLSPLRGNRRAGGHNSLTRTRLKPNLMAGGYGQFTYHFNYWGPPASNRDTHVLVRKLPELKW, encoded by the coding sequence CTGCAGTTGGCAGATTTATGTAAAGAACGGCATTGTCACCTGGGAGATGCAGGCGCTCGATTACCCTTCTCTCCAAGCCGGTCTGCCACCTTACGAGCCTCGCGGTTGCCAGCGGGGGATTTCTTTTTCCTGGTATCTATACAGCCCGTTGCGAGTGAAGTATCCCTACATCCGCGGAACATTGCTGGAAGCATGGAAACAAGCACGCAAGCAGCATGAAGATCCCGTAGATGCCTGGAGATCGATAGTGGAAAATCCAGAAGCGCGCAGCCGCTGGCAGCAGGCACGTGGCAAAGGAGGATTTCGCCGCGCGGACTGGGAAAGTATGTTGGAGCTGATTGCAGCAGCTTCAATCTACACCATCAAGAAACATGGACCCGACCGCATAGCCGGGTTTTCACCCATTCCCGCCATGTCAATGATCAGTTACGCCTCTGGCGCGCGCCTGATGCAACTGATGGGAGGCGTTTCGCTCTCTTTTTATGACTGGTACTGCGATCTGCCTCCGGCCTCCCCAGAAACCTGGGGTGAACAAACGGACGTGCACGAGTCCGCCGACTGGTATAACGCCAAACTGCTGGCGGTTGCCGGTTCCAATCTGAATATGACCCGCACGCCGGACTGCCACTTTGCAGCCGAGGCTCGGCACAACGGATCGAAGATGTGGGTCTTTGCTCCAGATTTCAGTCAGGTAGCCAAGTATGCCGATGAGTGGGTCCGGGTCAATGCCGGCCAGGATGGCGCCTGGTGGATGGCTGTAAACCACGTCCTCCTTAAGGAGTTCCATCACGAAAAGCAGGTTTCTTATTTCATTGAATATATGAAGCGGTTTACCGATGCCCCCTATCTGGTTGAGTTGGAAAAACAGGGCCGCAATTATCGTCCGGGCAGATTGCTGCGAGCAGGCAGGTTGAAGCCATACGAAAGCGTCGAAAACAGCGACTGGAAATTCCTGATGTGGGACACCGGGGATAATCGTCCGAAGATGCCGCAGGGCAGTTCCGGCTTTCGCTGGGCAAAAGAACCCGGCAAATGGAACCTGCTGCTCCAGGACGGGCTCGACGCAAGCCCCATCCGGCCCGCTCTGACTTTCCTTGAAAACTCGGATGAGGTCGTTCAGGTCAGTTTCGATGATTTCGGCGAAGGCAGGAATTTCCTTCGCGGCGTACCCGCAAAGCGTATCGAGACGCGGCCGGGAGAAACCACGATTGTCACTACAGTTTATGACCTGCTGATGGCGCAATACGGTGTCGCGCGTGGATTAAACGGGGAATATCCAGTCGATTACGACGATGATAACGCACCCTACACTCCGGCCTGGCAGGAAAAATATACTGGCATGGGACGGGACGTTTTGGTCCGCTTTGCCCGCGAATGGGGAACCACGGCCGAACTCACAAAAGGCAAATGTTTGATCATCATCGGCGCTGGGATCAATCACTGGTACCACAACAACCTGATGTATCGGGCAGGAATCCACGCGCTGATGTTCTGTGGGTGCGTGGGAGTGAACGGGGGTGGCCTGGCACATTACGTCGGCCAGGAAAAACTGGCGCCCGCGGAATCCTGGTCGGCCATTGCTTTTGCACGCGACTGGATGCAGGCCGTGCGGCTGCAGAATGCGCCGAGTTGGCACTACGTCCATACTGACCAGTGGCGGTATGAAAAGAGCTTCACGGATTACCACACTGTCCCCACGAACCAGCCGCACGGGTCGCTCGCCCAGGGCCATACCATGGACGTTCAGACGCGCGCCGTGCGTAGCGGATGGCTGCCCTTCTACCCGCAATTTAACAAGAATCCTCTCGACGTGGTCAGAGAAGCGGAAGCGGCCGGCGCGACCTCTCCGTCAGAAGTTGCAGCACATGCAACAGCAGAGCTCAAGAATGGGAAGTTGAAATTCGCTGTGGAAGACCCCGATGCGCCGGAAAACTGGCCGCGCCTTTGGTTCATCTGGCGGGGTAACGCTTTGATGGCAAGCGCCAAAGGCCATGAATATTTCCTGAACCATTATTTGGGCACTCACAACAACGCGATTTCGAAGGACGTAGCTGAGGATTCGGTCCGGGAAGTTACCTGGCACGACAAGGCGCCGCAAGGAAAGATGGACCTTGTCGTCGACCTGAACTTTCGAATGGACACCTCTGCTCTCTACTCAGACATCGTTTTGCCAGCGGCTACCTGGTATGAAAAGTCAGACCTGAACACTACGGATATGCACAGCTTTATCCATCCCCTCTCTGCCGCGGTGCCACCCTGCTGGGAATCTCAAAGTGACTGGCAGATTTTCCGCTCTATTGCGCGGAAATTTTCAGAGCTTGCCGCGAAACATTTTCCTGAAAGTGTCCGTGACCTGGTAGCGTCTCCGCTGATGCACGATACACCGGCGGAAATTGCCCAGTCAGACCTCCGAGATTGGCGAGCCGGCGAGGTCGAGCCAATTCCCGGAAAGACAATGCCCAATCTCACCGTTGTCACGCGCGATTACAGGAACCTCTACAACCAGTTCATCTCTTTTGGGCCAGTGGCTCGCGAGAAAGGACTGGGAGCGCACGGAACGCACTATAGCGTGGATGACTTCTATGAACAGACCCTTCGGGACCGCCCCAAAGTGATTTGGGATGGAAGAGAATTTCCCTCGCTATTCGAAGATGAGCAGGTCTGTGACATGATCCTGCGCTTTGCCACGGTGACCAATGGCGAACTCGCCTACAGGTCTTACAAGAATCTGGAGGCGAAGGTCGGCTTGCCTCTCGCACACCTCGCTGAAAAAGGGAGAAACGTGCGCGCTACTTACGAAGGTCTGCAAGCACGTCCACAGCGCTTGCTGAACAGCCCGATGTGGTCCGGGTTGGTGGAAAACGGGCGGGCCTATTCACCCTTCACTTACAACGTTGAGAACAATGTGCCCTGGCGGACCTTGACCGGCCGCCAACACTTCTATTTTGATCACCCGCTATATCTGCAGTACGGCGAACACCTGCCCTGCCACAAACCCAAACCTTCGCCAGTACAATATGCCGACCTGAGATTTACGCAAGAGGCAGGCAGGTCTATGATGCTGAACTTTCTAACACCTCACGGCAAGTGGCACATTCACAGCACTTATTTTGACAACCACCGCATGCTGACACTCTCTCGTGGAATCGAACCCTTCTGGATGAACGACAAGGATGCCTCCGAACTGGGCATTCAGGACAATGACTGGGTGGAAGTGTACAACGATCATGGTGTTGTGGTCACTCGCGCCGTCGTCACTTCACGAATTCCCCGCGGCGTCTCGATACAGTACCATTCTCCTGAACGCACGATTTCAGTTCCGCTTTCTCCCCTGCGGGGCAACCGGCGCGCGGGCGGTCACAACAGTCTGACGCGCACCAGATTGAAACCTAACTTGATGGCCGGCGGCTACGGCCAGTTCACGTACCATTTCAACTACTGGGGACCGCCGGCTTCCAACCGCGATACCCATGTGCTGGTTCGCAAACTGCCCGAACTCAAGTGGTAG